In Streptococcus parasuis, the following proteins share a genomic window:
- a CDS encoding glycosyltransferase: MAEEFNVGYCGLENNKHAKSGNLNNALSQTNSPYIATFDADMIPYKEFLLETVPYFLADRENQKPIGLIEQLPVKWTMK, from the coding sequence CTGGCAGAGGAGTTTAATGTTGGTTATTGTGGTCTGGAGAATAATAAACATGCTAAATCGGGAAATTTGAATAATGCACTTAGCCAAACAAACTCTCCTTATATCGCTACATTTGATGCAGATATGATTCCTTATAAAGAATTCTTGCTAGAGACAGTCCCATATTTTTTAGCAGATAGAGAAAATCAGAAACCAATCGGTCTGATTGAACAGCTCCCTGTCAAGTGGACAATGAAATAA
- a CDS encoding GtrA family protein, producing MTRDVLSLSLGLDISDTQTGLRVIPTTYFDKMILLEGNRYEFEMQMLLFAKENNVPIIEVPIETIYINENESSHFNPIMDSIKIYKTFLKFILSSASSFIVDISAFSLIVFLIGNQHTDTIFIASFLSRFLSSLFNFMMNKAFVFQKGDKTSILKYFMLVIGQISVSALLVTLGNHLFPGVQLSLVKVVVDTILFMISYKIQKKYIFTKKAGI from the coding sequence ATGACACGCGATGTCTTAAGTTTGTCCCTTGGATTAGATATTTCTGATACTCAAACAGGACTTCGGGTTATTCCAACGACCTACTTTGATAAGATGATTTTGTTGGAAGGGAATCGATATGAATTTGAAATGCAGATGCTCTTGTTTGCAAAAGAAAATAACGTACCCATTATCGAAGTTCCTATTGAAACCATTTATATCAACGAGAATGAATCTTCTCACTTTAATCCAATTATGGACTCGATAAAAATATATAAAACCTTTTTGAAGTTTATTCTATCGTCAGCAAGCTCGTTTATAGTTGATATTTCTGCCTTCAGTTTGATTGTATTCCTTATTGGAAATCAGCATACAGATACAATTTTTATTGCGTCATTCTTATCTCGTTTTTTATCATCTCTATTTAATTTTATGATGAATAAAGCATTTGTATTTCAAAAGGGAGATAAGACAAGTATTTTAAAATATTTTATGTTAGTAATTGGACAAATATCTGTATCTGCTCTGCTTGTTACCTTAGGAAATCATCTATTTCCTGGGGTACAATTATCACTTGTTAAAGTAGTGGTTGATACTATCTTATTTATGATTAGTTATAAAATTCAGAAAAAGTATATCTTTACCAAAAAAGCGGGGATATAA
- a CDS encoding IS3 family transposase (programmed frameshift): MSKRSPKSVSEKLELVLLHSEEGKSLSWLTRNQGISKDTLSNWVRKYKEAGVEGLEESRRWMKYSKELKEQAVSDYLDGLGSLKDLTKKYGISDPRVLRSWIKSYTSGKELKATSRGMSRMKQGRKTTFDERVEIVNFTLAHEKDYQGAVEKYGVSYQQVYSWVRKFEKDGSNGLLDRRGKGLESKPNLTSEEELRLKIKQQEERIKYLEMENGLPKKVRRNQATKPTVRLGRHLESFQAIKEYAEEQEEASISHLCRILKVSRSGYYKWLQHQETASEQENLGLMNVIKELHSQHNGILGYRRMTLFVNRKLGTSCNKKRIRRLMHILGIRSIIRRAKGYCTKTSFVNVEDNILNRDFTATAPNQKWCTDVTFLKYGLSCKAYLSAIKDLYDGSIVAYVVGQLNDNELVLETLRKARKANPEATPLIHSDRGSQYTSKDYYRLTTKYQMTRSMSRVGKCIDNAPIESFFGHFKTECYDLKKYKTFEELVSDIDAYIYFYNHQRFQERNNGLAPLEMRNKAVA, translated from the exons ATGTCCAAAAGAAGTCCAAAATCTGTCTCTGAGAAACTAGAACTTGTTCTACTTCACTCGGAAGAAGGGAAATCACTTAGTTGGTTAACTAGAAACCAAGGTATTTCTAAAGACACCCTATCAAACTGGGTTCGGAAATACAAAGAAGCTGGTGTTGAGGGGCTAGAGGAAAGCCGTCGCTGGATGAAGTATAGTAAGGAACTAAAGGAACAAGCTGTTTCCGACTATCTTGATGGTTTGGGAAGTCTCAAAGATCTGACCAAAAAATATGGAATTTCTGACCCTCGTGTTCTCAGATCATGGATAAAAAGTTATACTAGTGGTAAAGAATTGAAAGCTACTAGTAGAGGAATGAGTCGCATGAAACAAGGACGCAAGACAACATTTGACGAACGGGTTGAGATTGTCAATTTTACCCTTGCCCACGAGAAAGATTACCAAGGGGCTGTTGAGAAGTATGGGGTTTCCTACCAACAGGTCTATTCGTGGGTCAGAAAGTTTGAGAAGGACGGTTCTAACGGCCTCCTCGACCGTCGTGGAAAAGGTTTGGAAAGTAAGCCTAATCTAACTTCGGAAGAAGAGTTACGCCTAAAAATCAAGCAACAGGAAGAACGGATTAAGTATCTTGAAATGGAGAACGGCCTGC CTAAAAAAGTTAGAAGAAATCAAGCGACGAAACCGACGGTAAGACTAGGTCGCCACTTGGAATCCTTCCAAGCGATTAAAGAATATGCGGAAGAACAGGAAGAGGCTTCTATCAGCCACTTGTGCCGTATTCTAAAGGTATCTCGCTCAGGCTACTATAAGTGGTTACAACACCAGGAAACAGCTTCTGAACAGGAAAATTTAGGATTGATGAATGTCATCAAGGAACTTCATAGCCAACATAATGGTATTCTTGGTTATCGTCGTATGACGCTATTTGTCAATCGCAAGCTTGGAACAAGCTGCAACAAGAAACGGATTCGACGATTGATGCACATTTTAGGCATTCGTTCCATTATCAGAAGAGCTAAGGGCTACTGTACCAAGACCAGCTTTGTCAATGTAGAAGACAACATTCTCAACCGTGATTTTACAGCTACTGCCCCCAATCAGAAATGGTGTACAGATGTGACTTTCTTGAAGTACGGTCTCAGTTGTAAGGCCTATTTGAGTGCTATTAAGGACCTCTACGACGGCTCAATTGTCGCTTATGTGGTCGGTCAGTTGAATGATAATGAATTGGTATTAGAAACACTTCGTAAAGCCCGAAAAGCTAATCCTGAAGCGACACCATTGATTCACAGCGACCGAGGTTCGCAATATACTTCGAAAGATTATTACCGTTTAACGACCAAGTATCAGATGACCCGCTCCATGTCTCGTGTTGGTAAGTGTATTGACAACGCACCAATTGAGAGCTTCTTTGGGCACTTTAAGACGGAGTGCTATGATTTGAAGAAGTATAAGACTTTTGAGGAGCTGGTGTCAGATATTGATGCCTACATCTATTTTTATAATCATCAACGATTTCAAGAACGCAACAACGGCCTTGCCCCTCTTGAAATGAGGAACAAGGCCGTCGCCTAA